ATAATATAATAAAAATGCTTTAAAAGCATTTTTTTTACATAGATAATTCGTACGCGTACGAAAAAAGAAAGAAGGAATTCAAATATGAAAGAATTAATAGTAAAGTCATTAGATAAAATCAGACCAATTCTTCAAAGAGATGGTGGAGATGTTGAATTGGTAGATGTAAGCGAAGATGGTATTGTAAGTGTTAAGATGCAAGGGGCTTGTGGTAATTGTCCAGGAGCAATGATGACAATAAAAATGATTATTGAAGAGAAGTTAAAGGAAGAAGTTCCAGGAATTAAAAAAGTTATAGGAGTTTAAATTTAATAATTTTAATTAATTTCATAATTTAAGAGAATATTATGATGTTAATGTTTTTTCGAAATATAATTCGTACACGTACGAATTATATTTCGAAAGGGATTCGTTTCGGGTACTAAATTAAAATGTAAAGATTATAATACTAATTTTAACATAAAACACTTAGATTTTTGGGAGGCAGTGATGTGCTTGATTATATAATAAGAAGATTAGTTTCGAATTTTGTTTTAATAATAGCAATAATAACTTTAATTTATGCGTCTTATTTTACATACGATTCAACATATATTTCCTATGCATATGAAATGTATAATAAAAAAGTCCGATTAGGTTGCTAGTTAAATATAATGAATGATTTAAATACTAAAATTTTGAGGTGATATGATATGCTTAATTCTATAAGGAAAAGACTGATTTTTAATTTTGTTTTAATGGCAGCAATAATAATTTTTATTTGTACATCTTTTTTTACATACGAAATGATAAGTGGGATAGAAAATCAAATGAAGGCAGATGGAATTACTTTAGCCAATAACATAGGAGCAAATATTGAAAAAGCAGGAATAAAGAATATTGATAAAATACAAGATATAATTGACGGAATATATGAACGTGCAGATGGTCAGCTATGGTATGTTGGAGTAGTGTCTAGAGATAAAATTCTTGTTGCAGGAACATCAAAGGATTCTATTGGACAGAAAATTGATTCTGGAGAATTGGACAACGAATTTCAAGGTAAAACAATTGGTAGTATCTACGAATGGAAAGGAACTCCAGCGTATAATGTAGGAGTGCCAATTAAGGATGGAAATAATATAGTATATGTTCTTTCAGTTGGAATTTCTATAGATAATATGCAGAAGACTATTAGAAATACAATTATGGAAAGTATAATTTATGCTATAGCACTACTAATTATAGCTGCTATTGCAGGAACAATTATAGGAAGACGAGTTGCTAAACCTATAGAAAGCATTAAAGATACCGTTGAAAAAATAGGTAAAGGAGATTTAACTGCTGAATATAAAGTTTCAGGTAAAGATGAAATAGGCACCCTTGCAGCGGTTAGTAAAGAAACTACAAAAGGATTTAGAGAACTTGTTAGAAAAACTAAAGTAATATCAGAAAGCTTAAGTAATTTATCTGGAAATATTAAAGAGGGTGGAACTACAGTAGCATTATCTAGTGAAGAAATTGCCGCTTCAGTGACAAGCGTATCTCAAGAGGGCATAAAGCAAGCAGAGGCCTTAGAAGGTGCAGTTACTTTATTAGAAGGTTTTTCAAAGGATTTAGATAATGTTCAAAATGAATTGAAACTGTTAGCTGAAGTTGGGAATGATATAAAGACGGATACAAATGTAGGAGCAGATACTATAAATAAATTAGCAACTACTATTGATGAGATGTTCGA
The window above is part of the Clostridium saccharoperbutylacetonicum N1-4(HMT) genome. Proteins encoded here:
- a CDS encoding NifU family protein, translating into MKELIVKSLDKIRPILQRDGGDVELVDVSEDGIVSVKMQGACGNCPGAMMTIKMIIEEKLKEEVPGIKKVIGV
- a CDS encoding methyl-accepting chemotaxis protein, producing MLNSIRKRLIFNFVLMAAIIIFICTSFFTYEMISGIENQMKADGITLANNIGANIEKAGIKNIDKIQDIIDGIYERADGQLWYVGVVSRDKILVAGTSKDSIGQKIDSGELDNEFQGKTIGSIYEWKGTPAYNVGVPIKDGNNIVYVLSVGISIDNMQKTIRNTIMESIIYAIALLIIAAIAGTIIGRRVAKPIESIKDTVEKIGKGDLTAEYKVSGKDEIGTLAAVSKETTKGFRELVRKTKVISESLSNLSGNIKEGGTTVALSSEEIAASVTSVSQEGIKQAEALEGAVTLLEGFSKDLDNVQNELKLLAEVGNDIKTDTNVGADTINKLATTIDEMFDSFLIARNKVGNLDKTISQINSIVDVINGVAKQTNLLALNASIEAARAGDAGKGFSVVAEEIRKLAEEVLKSSKSITQLINAVMKENKEVFNTTELVTKIVEESKNDIGNVTTSFKEVIKKVNDIPREIDKVSVVLQGTMVGRNEILDTVENIASKSQEISALSEEVTASTEEQAAITNELALTSKKLVNIATVLERSIANFNV